AAGGCCGATGTGGCCCGGGCCAAGGAAATCGCGAAGAAGGCGGAAGCCGATTATCGCACCGCCGTCAAGGAGTTCAATGAGCGCCTCGAAGAGAGAAACCAGACGCTCGAAAAGTGGAAGGAAGCCTACGCAGAAGCAGCAACGGTTGCGCGGACGAAGGATGCCGAACGCGCGAAATTCGAGACCGATGCAAACAGCTGCAAAGCGAGCATGAAAACCTGCACGCTAAAAAACAAGGAACTCGTAAAAATTGGACGCGAGCTTCTCTATCATTATGAAGGTGTCACATTCGGTGATGTAGTTATCGCAAGAGAGCCGATAGTCGGCTATCGACGCGTTGAAATACAGAGCTTCCTCCAGGAGTTTGGGGACAAGGTTCTGAACCAGAAAGTCGATCCGTGAGGTTACCATGTCGTTTTTTTTACTGTATACACCGAAACGCGACGGGCGAAGCCGCACCGCAGCAATTACGAGCGCTGTGTCTTTCGCCTTTCTCGCCACAATCTTTCCCGCGTGGGCTCAGGCTCCGAAGCCACCGACACCGCCCAAGGCGGTAGCCGCTGCACCTGCCACGCCCCTTACACCGGCGTCGCCCGTTTCGCCCAAGGCATCTGCACCGCGTTCCACTGGCAGCGAAGACGTGGTCGCCCGTATCGGCGATCGCGACATCACCATCTCGGATGTCCGCTCATATCTTGGCGGCCTGAGCGCCTCAGATCAGGCTGAATTGGTAAGCGATCCGGCCCGACTGAACCAAGCGGTCAGGCAGATACTCGCCAGTCAGCTTCTCCTCAAGGAAGCGACCGACAAGAAGTGGCAGGAGCAAGCCGTCGTCACGGCGCAACTCGATCGTCTGCGCGACAATGCAATCGTTGAGACGTATCTTCAGGCCGTCTCGCAGCCTCCGGCGAATTATCCGGACGAAGCCGAGATTCAGAGGGCTTATGACGCGAACAAGACCGCATTTGTCGTCCCTCGCCTTTACCGGATCGCGCAGATTTTCGTCTCTCTTCCGGCAACCGCCGACAAGGCCGCGGAAGAACAGGCGAAAAGGAAGATTGCCGACATTCAGGCCAGGCTGAAGCAGCCGAAGGCGGATTTCGCCGCGATTGCCAATGAGGCGACGGAACAGAACGGCACAGCCGAGCGCGGGGGCGAAATCGGGTGGGTTGCCGAATCGCAATTGCTCCCGGAGATCCGCTCTCAAGTAGCGGGTCTTTCCGAGAGCGGCGTGACCGAAGCGATCAAACTCGCCGACGGCTGGCATATCGTGAAGCTGCTCGAGACCAAACCTTCCGAAACGCGCCCGCTTGCG
This genomic window from Rhodomicrobium lacus contains:
- a CDS encoding coiled-coil domain-containing protein produces the protein MDERGCCRRRALCCRRGSGRSQREVLTMKNSPDRSKAQLPLAVVALATAALSLPAHADSEVDRLREALRTLTTQVRSLEDQRTSMQAQLTETTRARDALKADVARAKEIAKKAEADYRTAVKEFNERLEERNQTLEKWKEAYAEAATVARTKDAERAKFETDANSCKASMKTCTLKNKELVKIGRELLYHYEGVTFGDVVIAREPIVGYRRVEIQSFLQEFGDKVLNQKVDP
- a CDS encoding peptidylprolyl isomerase, translated to MSFFLLYTPKRDGRSRTAAITSAVSFAFLATIFPAWAQAPKPPTPPKAVAAAPATPLTPASPVSPKASAPRSTGSEDVVARIGDRDITISDVRSYLGGLSASDQAELVSDPARLNQAVRQILASQLLLKEATDKKWQEQAVVTAQLDRLRDNAIVETYLQAVSQPPANYPDEAEIQRAYDANKTAFVVPRLYRIAQIFVSLPATADKAAEEQAKRKIADIQARLKQPKADFAAIANEATEQNGTAERGGEIGWVAESQLLPEIRSQVAGLSESGVTEAIKLADGWHIVKLLETKPSETRPLATVRNQLVQRLRAQRAEALRRAYIAKVIEQNRLVVNELALTRVFDSSTETKATR